Proteins encoded in a region of the Methanofollis tationis genome:
- a CDS encoding signal peptidase I: MSDKPSLQPKPGLIEQFRESQHPIVSIARDVLWAVAVVGVIALVLFLVSGIWPAVVAIESESMVPNMNVGDLVFVVAPDRFGALQTFEDGQVSGYMKYNEYGDVIIYRPNGADSVHPIIHRAMMRVEGGETVDTLNGLNLGYTAPHEGYITWGDNNPVPDQVVAYPGLGQIEPVKEEWIVGKALFAIPVIGYLPLHLLEVAVALIALMILWDYLSERRKKETDNDSRKRRP; encoded by the coding sequence ATGTCGGATAAACCGTCTCTCCAACCGAAACCCGGCCTGATCGAGCAGTTCAGGGAGAGCCAGCACCCCATCGTCTCCATCGCCCGCGACGTCCTCTGGGCGGTGGCGGTCGTCGGGGTGATCGCACTCGTCCTCTTCCTCGTCTCAGGCATCTGGCCCGCCGTGGTGGCGATCGAGTCCGAGAGCATGGTCCCGAACATGAATGTCGGCGACCTCGTCTTCGTCGTGGCGCCCGACCGTTTCGGGGCTCTCCAGACCTTCGAGGATGGACAGGTCTCCGGGTATATGAAATACAACGAATACGGGGACGTGATCATCTACCGGCCCAACGGGGCCGATTCGGTCCACCCGATCATCCACCGCGCCATGATGCGGGTCGAGGGGGGCGAGACGGTGGACACCCTCAACGGCCTCAACCTCGGTTATACGGCGCCGCACGAGGGGTATATCACCTGGGGCGACAACAACCCGGTCCCCGACCAGGTGGTCGCCTATCCGGGGCTCGGGCAGATCGAACCGGTGAAAGAGGAGTGGATCGTCGGCAAGGCCCTGTTTGCGATCCCGGTGATCGGGTATCTCCCCCTCCACCTGCTCGAGGTGGCGGTCGCCCTGATCGCCCTGATGATCCTCTGGGACTACCTGAGCGAGAGACGGAAAAAAGAGACGGATAACGATAGCAGGAAGAGACGACCATGA
- the cofH gene encoding 5-amino-6-(D-ribitylamino)uracil--L-tyrosine 4-hydroxyphenyl transferase CofH: MTDRIRTLLSDTLAGHRMTEGEALTLLGAKGRDIWAIAAAADEVREQKAGDAVTFVLNQNLHITNICKNLCGFCGFGRKATDPDAYMLGKEQVQAQARNAGARGVTEVCFLSGVHPAFTMESYEEMIGWVREVLPDVDIHACSPEEVFFAAERSGIPTVEALERLRAAGLGTLQGTAAEILVDEVRDVICPKKVRTADWVRIIREAHLMGIRSSGTIMYGSYESDADRARHLGILREIQDETGGFTELVTLPYIHQHTPLYQAGIARPGSTGREDILLIAVSRLFLDNFQNVQVSWGKVGTKMAQVCLLAGANDLGGTMFADAVTVSAGADEADYLDPAAMRRIAEDLGRPLVQRTTTYGRA, translated from the coding sequence ATGACAGACAGAATACGCACGCTGCTCTCTGACACGCTGGCCGGCCACCGGATGACCGAAGGGGAAGCGCTGACGCTTCTCGGCGCGAAGGGCCGGGATATCTGGGCGATCGCCGCCGCCGCCGACGAGGTGCGGGAGCAGAAGGCCGGCGATGCGGTCACCTTCGTTTTGAACCAGAACCTCCATATCACCAACATCTGCAAGAACCTCTGCGGCTTCTGCGGTTTCGGCCGCAAAGCGACCGATCCCGACGCATACATGCTGGGCAAAGAGCAGGTGCAGGCGCAGGCCCGCAATGCGGGGGCGCGCGGGGTCACCGAGGTCTGTTTCCTCTCCGGCGTCCACCCGGCCTTCACCATGGAGTCCTACGAGGAGATGATCGGCTGGGTCAGGGAGGTCCTCCCCGATGTGGACATCCACGCCTGCAGCCCTGAAGAGGTCTTCTTTGCCGCGGAACGGAGCGGCATCCCGACGGTCGAGGCGCTGGAGCGCCTGAGGGCCGCCGGGCTCGGGACCCTCCAGGGGACGGCGGCGGAGATCCTGGTGGACGAGGTGCGCGACGTGATCTGCCCGAAAAAGGTGCGGACGGCCGACTGGGTCAGGATCATCAGGGAGGCGCACCTGATGGGGATCAGGTCGTCAGGGACGATCATGTACGGCTCGTACGAGTCGGACGCCGACCGCGCCCGCCACCTCGGGATCCTCAGGGAGATCCAGGACGAGACCGGCGGGTTCACCGAGCTGGTCACCCTCCCGTACATCCACCAGCACACCCCCCTCTACCAGGCCGGGATCGCCCGTCCGGGCTCGACCGGGCGGGAGGACATCCTGCTCATTGCCGTATCGCGCCTCTTCCTGGACAACTTCCAGAACGTCCAGGTCTCCTGGGGCAAGGTCGGGACGAAGATGGCGCAGGTCTGTCTGCTCGCCGGTGCGAACGACCTCGGCGGGACGATGTTTGCCGACGCGGTGACGGTCTCTGCCGGCGCCGACGAGGCCGACTACCTGGACCCGGCGGCGATGCGGCGGATCGCAGAGGACCTCGGCCGTCCGCTCGTGCAGCGGACGACCACCTACGGACGGGCCTGA
- the cofH gene encoding 5-amino-6-(D-ribitylamino)uracil--L-tyrosine 4-hydroxyphenyl transferase CofH, giving the protein MIRALLDEILAGRRMTEAEALTLLSARGREVWAIAAAADEVRKKRAGEAVTYVRNQNLNLTNICINSCGFCGFCRKIGDPDAYFHGPDEVLSRLRAARDRSVTEICTVSGLHPDFTADDYIDLFRRIREEAPAAHIHASNPQEVAYAARQSGLSTREVLGLMKEAGLGSLCGTAAEILVDGVRKEICPGKIGTAEWVRIVREAHLMGIPSTATIMYGHIDTAADRARHLAILREIQDETGGFTEFVPLSFIPWTTPIYTSGRARAGATGREDLLMYAVSRLFLDNIVHIQASWVKIGTKMAQIALIAGADDLGGTMFEESISKGAGATGTDYLDPAEMRRIAEDLGRPLRERTTLYGAVR; this is encoded by the coding sequence ATGATACGGGCGCTGCTCGACGAGATCCTCGCCGGTCGCCGGATGACCGAAGCCGAAGCGCTGACCCTTCTCTCCGCCAGGGGCCGGGAGGTGTGGGCGATCGCCGCCGCCGCCGATGAGGTGCGGAAGAAACGGGCCGGCGAGGCGGTCACCTATGTGCGCAACCAGAACCTGAACCTGACGAACATCTGCATAAACTCCTGCGGTTTCTGCGGGTTCTGCCGGAAGATCGGGGATCCCGACGCATATTTCCACGGGCCCGACGAGGTGCTCTCCCGCCTGCGGGCCGCGCGGGATCGCAGTGTCACCGAGATCTGCACGGTGAGCGGCCTCCACCCCGACTTCACGGCCGACGATTATATCGACCTTTTCCGGCGGATCAGGGAGGAGGCGCCGGCGGCGCATATCCACGCCTCAAACCCGCAGGAGGTCGCCTATGCCGCCAGGCAGAGCGGGCTTTCGACCCGGGAGGTCCTGGGCCTGATGAAGGAAGCCGGGCTCGGGTCGCTCTGCGGCACCGCCGCCGAGATCCTGGTGGACGGGGTGCGCAAAGAGATCTGTCCGGGTAAGATCGGGACTGCAGAATGGGTCAGGATCGTCAGGGAGGCGCACCTGATGGGCATCCCCTCGACGGCGACGATCATGTACGGCCATATCGACACTGCCGCCGACCGCGCCCGCCACCTTGCGATCCTGAGGGAGATCCAGGACGAGACCGGGGGGTTCACCGAGTTCGTCCCGCTCTCGTTCATCCCGTGGACCACCCCCATCTACACCTCGGGGCGGGCGCGGGCCGGTGCGACCGGGCGGGAGGACCTCCTGATGTATGCGGTCTCCCGCCTCTTCCTGGACAACATCGTCCATATCCAGGCGTCGTGGGTGAAGATCGGGACAAAAATGGCGCAGATCGCTCTCATAGCCGGCGCCGACGATCTCGGCGGGACGATGTTTGAAGAGAGCATATCGAAAGGGGCAGGGGCGACCGGGACCGATTACCTGGACCCCGCGGAGATGCGGCGGATCGCAGAAGATCTCGGCCGCCCCCTCAGGGAGCGCACGACCCTGTACGGGGCCGTGCGGTGA
- a CDS encoding ABC transporter substrate binding protein produces the protein MPDDTRTVLLLLSYNQGFAWTDDVVDGVISVIPPDADTDLRIEYMDTKRASGDEYFEHLFRIYQTKYRTDTPDVIIAEEEDAYLFLKKYRDDLFPDTPVVVVGLNWREDRQAPELPDATGVMEDYEIARTIDLALALHPETGHLVVINDNISTAGKENDLILQTVLPAYRERQRLEVITLSGLAAEDLYLALERLPTRSVVLLLTYNQDAEGRIFTYDEMVEQITRMTDAPVYGIWDFYLGKGIVGGYMTRGFEQGAAAGEIAAEILNGTPTAAIAPVVARPQAAIFDYRQLEEHGIPISALPEGSVVINRPETSIEVPIQTVYLSVVAATLLTALLAGLVLMNRRLKGVQTKLKTSEERLSAALAATNDGVWEWDLTDNRAYFSPSYYRMLGYEPGAFPASYASWEALLHPDDRERVRGEIKAAVSRKDADFQVEFRMLTREGKWKWILGRGRVAAWEGDTPLRMVGTHVDFTGRKRVEIEREVSRKTLEEQVAKRTAELDRAVKSLSDEVRDRKAAESRLADGKERLAVTLRSIGDGVIVTGTDGRIEMMNRAAEEITGWAIEEARGKHLASVLRIVDELSRQPRDDLVAQVMRENAIIELPRETVLVMKDGAERVVADSAAPIRDAESRITGVVIVFRDVTAARKAEEEQIQAQKLESLGLLAGGIAHDFNNFLMGILGNIQFAAEGMEEGDIRLKYLKDAEAALFRARDLTAQLLTFARGGAPVRRARHLGEMIRETATFTLRGSRSRPSFDIPEDLLPVNVDLSQIAQVIGNLVLNAAQAMEGGGIVTISARNVDLGEETPVLKPGKYVRVEVADTGTGIPPEVLPKIFDPYFTTKAGGRGLGLPSCFSIIKKHDGWIDVRSGVGAGTTFSVYLPAAEEKPAPEEHGEAESEETPCPGRVLIMDDEEAIRAVMKAMLTRKGFSVDTAEDGAAALERYRKAMEGGEPYDAVVLDMTIPGGMGGKETMERLKEIDPAVRAIVSSGYSQDPVMASYADYGFAAALPKPYRIQDLVDALNEICRKGR, from the coding sequence GTGCCCGACGACACCAGGACCGTCCTGCTCCTTCTCTCCTATAACCAGGGTTTTGCGTGGACCGACGACGTGGTGGACGGCGTCATCTCCGTCATCCCGCCGGACGCCGACACCGATCTCCGCATCGAGTACATGGATACGAAGCGGGCGAGCGGAGACGAGTACTTCGAGCACCTCTTCAGGATCTACCAGACCAAATACCGGACCGACACGCCCGACGTGATCATCGCCGAGGAGGAGGACGCCTACCTCTTCTTAAAAAAATACCGGGACGACCTCTTCCCGGACACGCCGGTCGTGGTCGTCGGCCTGAACTGGCGGGAGGACCGGCAGGCCCCTGAACTTCCCGACGCCACCGGGGTGATGGAGGACTACGAGATAGCGCGGACGATCGATCTCGCCCTCGCCCTCCACCCCGAGACCGGGCACCTCGTCGTCATCAACGACAACATCTCGACTGCCGGAAAGGAAAACGACCTCATACTCCAGACGGTCCTGCCCGCATACCGGGAACGCCAGCGCCTCGAGGTGATCACCCTCAGCGGCCTCGCCGCCGAAGACCTCTACCTCGCCCTGGAGCGCCTCCCCACCAGAAGCGTCGTCCTGCTCCTCACCTACAACCAGGACGCCGAAGGGCGGATCTTCACCTACGACGAGATGGTGGAGCAGATCACCCGCATGACCGACGCCCCGGTCTACGGCATCTGGGACTTTTATCTCGGCAAAGGGATCGTCGGCGGCTACATGACGCGGGGGTTCGAGCAGGGCGCGGCGGCCGGCGAGATTGCAGCCGAGATCCTCAACGGCACCCCGACGGCGGCGATCGCCCCCGTGGTGGCGCGGCCGCAGGCGGCGATCTTCGATTACCGTCAGCTCGAAGAGCACGGCATCCCCATCTCGGCCCTGCCCGAGGGGAGCGTCGTGATAAACAGGCCGGAAACGAGCATCGAGGTCCCGATCCAGACGGTGTACCTCTCGGTCGTCGCTGCAACCCTGCTCACCGCCCTTCTCGCCGGCCTCGTCCTGATGAACAGGCGGCTCAAGGGTGTACAAACGAAGCTGAAGACCAGCGAAGAGCGGCTTTCCGCCGCACTTGCCGCCACCAACGACGGGGTGTGGGAGTGGGACCTCACCGACAACCGGGCCTATTTCAGCCCCTCGTATTACCGGATGCTCGGCTACGAGCCCGGCGCATTCCCGGCGTCCTATGCCTCATGGGAGGCGCTGCTCCATCCCGACGACAGGGAGCGGGTCAGGGGCGAGATCAAAGCCGCCGTCTCCAGGAAAGACGCCGATTTTCAGGTCGAATTCCGCATGCTCACCCGTGAAGGCAAATGGAAGTGGATCCTGGGCCGGGGACGGGTCGCGGCGTGGGAGGGCGACACCCCTCTCAGGATGGTCGGCACCCATGTGGACTTCACCGGGCGCAAACGGGTGGAGATCGAGCGGGAGGTCTCCCGCAAAACCCTCGAAGAGCAGGTCGCAAAACGCACCGCCGAACTCGACCGGGCGGTGAAAAGCCTCAGCGACGAGGTCAGGGACCGGAAGGCCGCCGAGTCCAGGCTTGCAGACGGGAAAGAGCGGCTTGCAGTGACCCTGCGATCGATCGGGGACGGCGTGATCGTCACCGGCACAGACGGGCGGATCGAGATGATGAACCGGGCCGCAGAGGAGATCACCGGGTGGGCGATCGAGGAGGCGCGGGGAAAACACCTCGCCTCGGTCCTCAGGATCGTCGACGAACTCAGCCGGCAGCCCCGTGACGACCTGGTGGCGCAGGTGATGAGGGAGAACGCCATCATCGAGCTCCCGCGGGAGACCGTCCTCGTCATGAAGGACGGGGCCGAGCGGGTCGTCGCCGACTCGGCCGCCCCGATCCGTGATGCAGAGAGCCGGATCACCGGCGTCGTCATCGTGTTCAGGGACGTGACCGCAGCCAGAAAGGCGGAGGAGGAGCAGATCCAGGCACAGAAACTCGAGTCCCTCGGCCTTCTTGCAGGCGGGATCGCCCACGACTTCAACAACTTCCTGATGGGGATCCTGGGCAACATCCAGTTCGCCGCCGAGGGGATGGAGGAGGGCGATATCAGGCTGAAGTATCTCAAAGACGCAGAGGCGGCACTCTTCAGGGCACGGGACCTGACGGCGCAGCTCCTCACCTTCGCACGGGGCGGAGCGCCGGTCAGGCGCGCCCGCCACCTCGGGGAGATGATCAGGGAGACGGCCACCTTCACCCTGCGAGGGTCACGGTCGAGACCGTCCTTCGATATCCCCGAGGACCTCCTGCCGGTGAACGTGGACCTCAGCCAGATCGCGCAGGTGATCGGAAACCTCGTCCTGAACGCCGCACAGGCGATGGAGGGAGGCGGCATCGTCACCATCTCTGCGAGAAACGTCGATCTCGGCGAGGAGACGCCCGTGCTCAAGCCCGGGAAATATGTCAGGGTCGAGGTTGCCGACACCGGGACCGGCATCCCGCCCGAGGTTCTCCCGAAGATCTTCGACCCGTATTTCACCACAAAAGCCGGCGGGCGCGGGCTCGGCCTTCCCAGCTGCTTCTCCATCATCAAAAAGCACGACGGCTGGATCGATGTGCGCTCCGGGGTGGGTGCCGGGACGACCTTCTCGGTCTACCTCCCGGCGGCCGAGGAAAAACCCGCCCCCGAGGAGCATGGAGAGGCAGAATCCGAAGAGACGCCGTGCCCCGGCCGCGTCCTGATCATGGACGACGAGGAGGCGATCAGGGCGGTGATGAAGGCGATGCTCACCAGAAAAGGGTTCTCTGTGGACACCGCGGAGGACGGGGCCGCCGCCCTCGAACGCTATAGAAAGGCGATGGAAGGAGGAGAGCCCTATGACGCCGTGGTGCTGGACATGACCATCCCCGGCGGCATGGGCGGGAAGGAGACGATGGAGCGGCTCAAGGAGATCGATCCGGCGGTGCGAGCGATCGTTTCGAGCGGCTACTCGCAGGACCCGGTGATGGCCTCCTATGCCGACTACGGGTTTGCAGCGGCGCTCCCGAAACCCTACCGGATCCAGGACCTCGTCGACGCCCTCAACGAGATCTGCAGGAAGGGGCGGTGA
- a CDS encoding YunC family protein, whose product MEGIRIPLTEKEAEGFVVPLGPANLVFAKTDRGLVGCGAFDVAALERFGYPAARVRPAEGSSIRDLDDLLAGIIAVANEPAAKRGIAPGMTGREALELL is encoded by the coding sequence ATGGAAGGCATCAGGATCCCCCTCACAGAGAAAGAGGCTGAAGGCTTTGTCGTCCCCCTCGGCCCGGCAAACCTCGTATTTGCAAAGACCGATCGCGGGCTCGTCGGCTGCGGCGCCTTCGATGTGGCGGCGCTGGAGCGGTTCGGCTACCCGGCGGCACGGGTGCGACCGGCAGAGGGGTCATCGATCCGCGACCTCGACGACCTCCTCGCCGGCATTATCGCCGTGGCAAACGAACCGGCGGCAAAGAGGGGTATCGCACCGGGCATGACCGGGAGAGAGGCCCTCGAACTCCTCTGA